One part of the Candidatus Palauibacter polyketidifaciens genome encodes these proteins:
- a CDS encoding ankyrin repeat domain-containing protein, with the protein MRRRFAVALVLSALLPAGSAAQEGASSPDDRLLEAARDGAVEVVRGLVKDGADVNAAPGDGVTALHFAAERGHADAARALIDAGAAVDAGTRIGRYAPLHLAARGGHGPVVALLLEAGADANAATTNSGVTALHLAAAAVDGRSAVAALLDHGADPNAREGSAGQTPLMFAAAANRPAAAAALLEAGADPGIATAVVDVLPSLALDREANRRMRDMIGAPPETLGPYGPEVDPEAEWPGEPGPARVQAAIRAQREFLRSGYDVGEVSAHSLGRLGPDYPGGPDLIRPPYREVLVGRTGGMTALLHAAREGHIEAATALLDGGADIDQASADATTPLLMAALNGQFDFALALIERGADPDLAASTDGATPLFAVLQTQWAPKSNYPQPRAQDLQDAGHMDVLRALLEAGADPNRRLNTHLWYWEYGLTKMGVDLTGATPFWRAAFAQDLEAMRLLVAHGADPNIPTRWPEVGMRERRQQDGRQQEDSALPWIPEGAPNAWPIHAAAGGGYLGLGAFSVRNRPDQFIPAVKYLIEELGADVDQRDSWLYTPMHYAASRGDNELIEYLVSRGGDVTAITRLGQSTADMARGGRAGFFTRVPFPETVDLLTSLGATLECLHTHFLDTGDSCPGAGIDDPWAPARTTTEEKRRG; encoded by the coding sequence ATGAGGCGGCGCTTCGCGGTCGCGCTCGTGCTGTCGGCCCTCCTCCCGGCGGGCTCCGCCGCACAGGAGGGAGCGTCCTCCCCCGACGACCGCCTGCTCGAAGCCGCGCGCGATGGGGCTGTGGAGGTCGTGCGGGGGCTCGTGAAGGACGGCGCGGACGTGAACGCGGCGCCGGGCGACGGGGTGACGGCGCTGCACTTCGCCGCCGAGCGCGGCCACGCGGACGCGGCCCGGGCGCTGATCGATGCGGGCGCGGCGGTCGACGCCGGGACGCGGATCGGCCGCTATGCGCCGCTGCACCTGGCTGCCCGCGGAGGGCACGGGCCCGTCGTCGCGCTCCTGCTCGAGGCCGGGGCCGACGCGAACGCCGCGACGACGAACAGCGGCGTGACCGCGCTGCACCTCGCCGCCGCCGCCGTGGACGGCCGGTCGGCCGTGGCCGCGCTGCTCGACCACGGCGCGGATCCGAACGCCCGGGAGGGGTCGGCGGGGCAGACCCCCCTGATGTTCGCCGCCGCCGCGAACCGGCCGGCCGCCGCGGCCGCGCTGCTCGAGGCCGGCGCCGACCCCGGCATCGCGACCGCCGTGGTCGACGTCCTGCCCAGTCTGGCGCTGGACCGTGAAGCCAACCGCCGCATGCGGGACATGATCGGCGCGCCCCCGGAGACGCTCGGACCGTACGGGCCCGAGGTCGACCCCGAAGCCGAGTGGCCGGGCGAGCCCGGCCCGGCCCGTGTGCAGGCGGCCATCCGTGCCCAGCGCGAGTTCCTCCGCTCCGGCTACGACGTCGGCGAAGTCAGCGCACATTCGCTCGGCCGCCTGGGACCCGACTATCCGGGCGGTCCCGACCTCATCCGTCCGCCGTACCGCGAGGTGCTCGTCGGCCGGACCGGCGGGATGACCGCGCTGCTGCACGCGGCCCGCGAGGGCCACATCGAAGCGGCCACGGCCCTGCTCGACGGCGGCGCGGACATCGACCAGGCGAGCGCGGACGCCACGACCCCGCTCCTAATGGCGGCGCTCAACGGCCAGTTCGACTTCGCGCTCGCCCTCATCGAGCGCGGGGCCGACCCCGACCTCGCCGCCTCGACGGACGGGGCCACGCCCCTCTTCGCCGTCCTCCAGACGCAGTGGGCGCCGAAGTCCAACTACCCGCAGCCGCGCGCGCAGGACCTGCAGGACGCCGGGCACATGGACGTGCTCCGCGCGCTGCTCGAAGCAGGGGCCGATCCCAACCGGCGCCTCAACACGCACCTGTGGTACTGGGAATACGGCCTCACGAAGATGGGGGTCGATCTCACCGGGGCGACGCCGTTCTGGCGCGCGGCCTTCGCCCAGGACCTCGAGGCGATGAGGCTGCTCGTCGCGCACGGCGCGGATCCGAACATCCCGACGCGCTGGCCCGAGGTCGGGATGCGCGAGCGTCGGCAGCAGGACGGCCGCCAGCAGGAGGACTCGGCCCTGCCCTGGATCCCCGAGGGCGCGCCCAACGCGTGGCCGATCCACGCCGCCGCGGGCGGAGGCTATCTCGGTCTGGGCGCGTTCAGCGTCCGCAACCGGCCCGACCAGTTCATCCCCGCCGTGAAGTACCTGATCGAGGAACTCGGCGCGGACGTCGACCAGCGCGACTCCTGGCTCTACACGCCGATGCACTACGCCGCCTCGCGCGGCGACAACGAACTGATCGAGTACCTCGTGTCACGGGGCGGGGACGTCACCGCGATCACCCGCCTCGGACAGTCCACGGCGGACATGGCGCGCGGCGGCCGGGCCGGGTTCTTCACCCGCGTCCCGTTCCCGGAGACGGTCGATCTGCTGACGAGCCTCGGCGCGACGCTCGAGTGCCTCCACACGCACTTCCTCGACACCGGCGACTCGTGCCCCGGCGCCGGCATCGACGACCCATGGGCCCCCGCGCGGACAACCACCGAGGAGAAGAGACGTGGCTGA
- a CDS encoding DUF1552 domain-containing protein, whose protein sequence is MNFITGTHLSRRTFLRGAGASVALPLLDAMVPAGRLWADPMKAAEFTRLVCIEESMGVAGSSDWGDERHLFAPATPGRDFELVADSQLKPLEAFREYTTIVSNTDCRSAEAFRAEEIGGDHDRSTAVFLTQAHPKQTQGSDIFLGTSLDQLHAQRFGRETVLPSLELCIEGIDRGGGCAYNYHCAYTTSLAWASPNQPLPAIREPRVVFERLFGAGDSAEDRAARRRTDRSMIDWIATEVARLRRTLGAADRVALDEYVEHIREIERRIQLVEARNSSGEEREMPEAPSGVPDSFEEHMQLMFDLQLLALQTDLTRVITFKTGFDQSNRTFPESGTTKSVHGASHHGNVPEDIMDFNRINTYRLGQVAYFLKKMRDTVEGDASLLDKTAIVWGSPMADGNLHNHRRAPLLIMGGANGALEGGVHLRAPDGTPMANAFVSLMRKIGHPEMATFGDSDGILPLEFTGEAASGSGAR, encoded by the coding sequence ATGAACTTCATCACCGGTACACACCTCTCGCGCCGCACCTTCCTTCGGGGGGCCGGCGCCAGCGTCGCGCTGCCGCTGCTCGACGCGATGGTCCCCGCGGGGCGGCTCTGGGCCGACCCGATGAAGGCGGCGGAGTTCACGCGCCTCGTCTGCATCGAGGAGTCGATGGGGGTGGCGGGTTCGAGCGACTGGGGCGACGAACGTCACCTGTTCGCGCCCGCGACGCCGGGCCGCGATTTCGAACTCGTGGCGGACAGCCAGCTCAAGCCGCTGGAGGCGTTCCGCGAGTACACGACGATCGTGAGCAACACGGACTGCCGCTCGGCGGAAGCGTTCCGGGCGGAGGAGATCGGCGGCGACCACGACCGGTCGACGGCGGTGTTCCTCACCCAGGCGCATCCGAAGCAGACGCAGGGCTCCGACATTTTCCTCGGCACCTCGCTCGACCAGTTGCACGCGCAGCGGTTCGGGCGCGAGACCGTGCTCCCCTCGCTCGAACTCTGCATCGAGGGCATCGATCGCGGTGGGGGCTGTGCGTACAACTACCACTGTGCGTACACGACGTCGCTCGCGTGGGCGTCGCCGAACCAGCCGCTGCCGGCGATCCGGGAGCCGCGCGTCGTGTTCGAACGCCTGTTCGGGGCCGGGGACTCGGCCGAGGACCGGGCGGCGCGGCGCCGCACGGACCGCAGCATGATCGACTGGATCGCGACCGAGGTCGCCCGGCTCCGCAGGACGCTGGGCGCGGCGGACCGGGTCGCGCTGGACGAATACGTCGAGCACATCCGCGAGATCGAGCGCCGGATCCAGCTCGTCGAGGCGCGCAACTCGAGCGGGGAGGAACGGGAGATGCCGGAGGCGCCCTCCGGGGTCCCCGACTCCTTCGAGGAGCACATGCAGCTGATGTTCGACCTGCAGCTGCTCGCGCTGCAGACCGACCTCACGCGCGTCATCACCTTCAAGACCGGCTTCGATCAATCCAACCGGACCTTCCCGGAGAGCGGGACGACGAAGTCCGTCCACGGGGCCTCGCACCACGGGAACGTCCCCGAGGACATCATGGATTTCAACCGGATCAACACGTACCGGCTGGGGCAGGTCGCCTATTTCCTGAAAAAAATGCGGGACACGGTGGAGGGCGACGCGTCGCTGCTCGACAAGACGGCGATCGTGTGGGGGTCGCCGATGGCGGACGGGAACCTCCACAACCACCGGCGGGCCCCGCTGCTGATCATGGGCGGGGCGAACGGGGCGCTCGAGGGCGGCGTCCATCTGCGGGCCCCGGACGGAACCCCGATGGCGAACGCGTTCGTGAGCCTCATGCGGAAGATCGGACACCCGGAGATGGCCACCTTCGGCGACAGCGACGGGATCCTCCCGCTCGAATTCACGGGCGAAGCGGCCTCGGGGAGCGGCGCGCGATGA
- a CDS encoding DUF1592 domain-containing protein, whose amino-acid sequence MKTLSAGAVLWLWLALTGQPSGDRASRAGPLPEQTSAASAYAAALADTADLTAVVQRYCVRCHNERLLRGNLTLETFAVEAAHDRAPTAEKMIRKLRAGMMPPPGQRRPSPDTLLALVEALETVVDREAARDRNPGSRRFQRLNRAEYERVIRDLLDLEIDASRWLPADTYLGAFDNMSDAQGLSTTLLEAYLRAATEVSRIAVGNPSALSKTAKYTNPIDVSQHAWDHIEGTPYGTRGGMVVTHDFPVDGEYVVSIETLFGQGTGFQDVDISIGGEGVALLGLEHGGRSTVPIRTEPIFVKAGQRQVAAAFVRTIEGPYEDRLKTPGWSFVGGEDSQAWANYGITALPHLSDLMITGPRRSSGLSETASRRKIFHCHPGQAGPAETAEAEASVAPAEARACAEAIVTRLARAAYRRPVTEDDLAGPMAFYDDAASEDGFEIGVRTALQAILANPSFIFRLEQAPSEIAPGESYPIADVDLASRLSFFLWAASPDDELLTLAAERRLSDPAVLEAQVRRMLADPRAEALSTRFASQWLRLQDAEDNQPEPYLYPDFTGQLREDLVRETQFLFDYLVREDRSLLELFTADYTFLNERLAGHYGIPGVSGPEFRRVTYPDHSRRGVLGHGSVLLLTSMSARTSPVLRGKWVMEVLMGTPPPPPPPNIPAFDDTESARSGRLLTTRERLEMHAASPTCRACHRFMDPIGLALDNYDVTGRVRVRENGVALDTRGTFYDGTDVSTPAELVHVLMKRPIPLVRNFTAHLLAYATGRRAEYFDQPGIRAIAREAEANDYRLSSFILGVVNSDPFRMARPAPTVDDEEVADDRTRSGAGS is encoded by the coding sequence GTGAAGACACTGAGTGCGGGTGCGGTTCTGTGGCTGTGGTTGGCTCTCACGGGGCAGCCTTCGGGGGACCGTGCGTCCCGCGCCGGCCCGCTCCCTGAGCAAACCTCCGCTGCGTCGGCCTACGCGGCCGCCCTCGCGGACACGGCGGATCTGACGGCGGTCGTCCAGCGCTACTGCGTCCGCTGTCACAACGAGCGCCTCCTGCGCGGGAACCTCACGCTGGAGACGTTCGCCGTGGAGGCGGCGCACGACCGGGCCCCCACGGCGGAGAAGATGATCCGGAAGCTCCGCGCGGGGATGATGCCGCCGCCCGGCCAGCGCCGGCCCTCGCCGGACACGCTCCTCGCCCTCGTCGAGGCGCTCGAGACCGTCGTCGACCGCGAGGCCGCCCGCGACCGGAACCCCGGCTCACGGCGCTTTCAGCGGCTGAACCGGGCCGAGTACGAGCGCGTCATCCGCGATCTCCTCGACCTCGAGATCGACGCCAGCCGCTGGCTTCCGGCGGACACCTACCTCGGCGCCTTCGACAACATGTCGGACGCGCAGGGCCTCTCGACCACCCTCCTCGAGGCCTACCTGAGGGCCGCTACGGAGGTGAGCCGGATCGCGGTCGGCAACCCGTCCGCCCTCTCGAAGACCGCCAAGTACACGAACCCGATCGACGTCTCGCAGCACGCCTGGGATCACATCGAGGGCACGCCGTACGGGACCCGCGGCGGGATGGTCGTAACCCACGACTTCCCGGTGGACGGAGAGTACGTAGTCTCGATCGAGACGCTCTTCGGGCAGGGGACCGGCTTCCAGGACGTCGACATCTCGATCGGCGGGGAGGGGGTCGCCCTTCTTGGCCTCGAGCACGGCGGGCGCTCGACGGTGCCGATCCGCACGGAGCCCATCTTCGTGAAGGCGGGCCAGCGCCAGGTCGCGGCCGCGTTCGTGCGCACGATCGAGGGACCGTACGAGGACCGCCTGAAGACGCCGGGCTGGTCCTTCGTCGGAGGCGAGGACTCCCAGGCGTGGGCGAACTACGGGATCACCGCGCTCCCCCACCTGAGCGACCTGATGATCACGGGTCCCCGCCGCAGCTCCGGACTCTCCGAGACGGCGAGTCGGCGGAAGATCTTCCACTGCCATCCCGGTCAGGCTGGGCCGGCGGAGACAGCGGAGGCGGAGGCGTCGGTTGCGCCGGCGGAGGCTCGGGCGTGCGCGGAGGCGATCGTGACCCGGCTCGCGCGAGCGGCGTACCGGCGGCCGGTGACGGAGGACGATCTCGCGGGACCCATGGCCTTCTACGATGATGCCGCGTCAGAGGACGGCTTCGAGATCGGGGTCCGGACCGCGCTCCAGGCGATCCTCGCCAACCCCTCCTTCATCTTCCGTCTCGAGCAGGCGCCGTCCGAAATCGCGCCCGGCGAGAGCTACCCGATCGCGGACGTGGACCTCGCCTCGCGCCTCTCCTTCTTCCTCTGGGCGGCGAGCCCGGACGACGAACTACTGACGCTGGCCGCGGAGCGACGGCTCTCGGATCCGGCGGTCCTCGAGGCGCAGGTGCGGCGGATGCTCGCGGACCCGCGCGCGGAGGCGCTCTCCACGCGCTTCGCCTCGCAGTGGCTGCGGCTCCAGGACGCGGAGGACAACCAGCCCGAGCCCTACCTCTACCCGGACTTCACCGGTCAGCTTCGCGAGGACCTGGTCCGGGAGACGCAGTTCCTCTTCGATTACCTCGTCCGGGAGGACCGGAGTCTACTCGAGCTGTTCACGGCGGACTACACCTTCCTGAACGAGCGCCTCGCCGGCCACTACGGGATCCCGGGGGTCTCGGGACCCGAGTTCCGGCGGGTGACCTATCCGGACCACAGCCGGCGCGGGGTGCTGGGGCACGGGAGCGTGCTGCTCCTCACCTCGATGTCCGCGCGCACGTCGCCGGTGTTGCGCGGCAAGTGGGTGATGGAGGTGCTCATGGGCACGCCGCCCCCGCCCCCGCCGCCCAACATACCCGCCTTCGACGACACCGAATCGGCCCGGTCGGGGCGGCTGCTGACGACGCGGGAGCGGCTGGAGATGCACGCGGCCAGCCCGACGTGCCGCGCCTGCCACCGGTTCATGGACCCGATCGGGCTCGCGCTCGACAACTACGACGTGACGGGGCGGGTGCGGGTTCGCGAGAACGGCGTCGCGCTCGACACGCGAGGGACCTTCTACGACGGGACCGACGTGAGCACGCCGGCGGAGCTCGTCCACGTCCTCATGAAGCGGCCGATCCCGCTCGTCCGGAACTTCACCGCGCACCTGCTCGCGTACGCGACGGGACGCCGCGCGGAATACTTCGACCAGCCCGGGATCCGGGCCATCGCACGCGAAGCGGAAGCCAACGACTACCGCTTGTCCTCGTTCATCCTCGGCGTCGTTAATAGCGACCCCTTCCGGATGGCGCGTCCCGCGCCCACCGTGGACGACGAGGAGGTGGCGGACGACCGCACGAGAAGTGGAGCAGGCTCATGA
- a CDS encoding AAA family ATPase, which produces MTTLPRFLALPRSSFFLFGPRGTGKTTWLASTLPDALVVDLLKPEEYRRLAARPERLRELVLATPARSDVVIDEIQRVPELLNVVHDLMESARGYRFVLTGSSARKLRRGGVNLLAGRAAMRSMHPFMAGEMTAGEVAGEAGRRFDLETCLRLGTVPAVFSSQDPESALAAYAALYLEQEVRAEGLARDVGSFSRFLEAAAFSHGTTLNVSAVARECETSRTTVAGYLELLEDLLLAFRLPVFTRRAKRRLAAHPRFFYFDCGIFRSLRPAGPFDRPEEIGGPALEGLVAQHLRAWLAYSGVDARLYYWRTRSGVEVDFVLYGADGIWAFEVKNSDRIRPEDLRGLAAFGTEYPDARRVLLYRGTERLAVRDILCLPVGDFLTRLHPGQGLERAVRAV; this is translated from the coding sequence ATGACGACACTGCCGCGATTCCTCGCGCTTCCGCGGAGCAGCTTCTTCCTCTTCGGCCCGCGCGGGACCGGCAAGACCACCTGGTTGGCCTCGACGCTGCCGGACGCTCTCGTAGTGGACCTTCTGAAGCCGGAGGAGTATCGCCGGCTGGCCGCCCGTCCCGAACGTCTGCGCGAACTGGTGCTGGCAACTCCGGCGAGAAGCGACGTGGTCATCGATGAGATCCAGCGCGTCCCGGAACTGCTGAACGTCGTCCATGACCTCATGGAGTCCGCGCGAGGATATCGGTTCGTCCTCACGGGTTCGAGCGCCCGCAAGCTTCGGCGCGGCGGCGTGAACCTCCTGGCGGGCCGCGCCGCAATGCGCTCCATGCATCCCTTCATGGCCGGGGAAATGACGGCGGGGGAGGTCGCCGGCGAAGCGGGACGCCGCTTCGATCTCGAGACGTGTCTGAGGCTCGGAACCGTTCCCGCGGTCTTCTCCTCGCAGGATCCGGAGTCGGCACTCGCTGCCTATGCGGCGCTCTATCTCGAGCAGGAAGTGCGCGCGGAGGGACTGGCCCGCGACGTCGGCAGCTTCTCGCGCTTCCTGGAGGCGGCGGCCTTTTCGCACGGTACGACGCTCAACGTGAGCGCGGTCGCGCGCGAGTGCGAGACGAGCCGAACGACCGTCGCAGGATACCTGGAGCTGCTCGAGGATCTCCTGCTCGCCTTCCGCCTGCCCGTGTTCACCCGGCGTGCCAAACGCCGGCTCGCGGCGCACCCCAGGTTCTTCTACTTCGACTGCGGCATCTTCAGGAGCCTGCGACCGGCAGGCCCGTTCGACCGGCCCGAGGAGATCGGCGGCCCCGCGCTTGAGGGGCTCGTTGCACAGCACCTTCGGGCGTGGCTGGCATATTCCGGAGTCGACGCCCGACTCTACTACTGGCGCACGCGCTCCGGAGTGGAAGTGGACTTCGTGCTCTACGGCGCGGACGGGATCTGGGCGTTCGAGGTGAAGAACTCCGACCGCATACGGCCCGAGGACCTGCGAGGTCTGGCGGCCTTCGGCACAGAATACCCGGACGCGCGCCGCGTGCTTCTGTACCGTGGCACGGAGCGGCTTGCCGTGCGCGACATCCTGTGCCTGCCGGTAGGGGACTTTCTCACCCGCCTGCACCCAGGACAGGGGCTGGAGCGAGCTGTCCGCGCCGTATGA
- a CDS encoding PQQ-dependent sugar dehydrogenase: MNHPRASRFLVVLLLAVAACAPGGREPAGDDGGVIQTALHDFRVEEVADGLVRPFSIAFTPEGDLLVTERPGRLRIIRDGVLLPDSVEGLPPIRALGRGARSMAGFEQAGLRDAILHPDFATNRLLYLSYVKPGPDSLGTIAIARGRFEDDRLSDVEELFHADAPGNGTERSSMWGGRLVFDHDGYLFMTLGDRQWPPAGELEAHPAQNLSNHNGSTIRIHDDGRVPEDNPFAGFVGDEEIHPEIWTWGHRNAQGMAVHPETGDLWQNEHGPQGGDELNLIEPGLNYGWPVVGYGVNYRTGSRIHSGTLMEEMEPPEHIWVPSIGVSGMLFYTGDAFPEWRGDMLVGGLSGRRLARLRMEGREVTHEETLLEGIGRIRDVRQGPDGFIYLAIDGETRDVDGPPTGIVRLVPAGRR; encoded by the coding sequence ATGAACCATCCCCGCGCCTCCCGCTTCCTCGTCGTATTGCTCTTGGCCGTCGCCGCGTGCGCCCCTGGTGGCCGAGAGCCGGCGGGTGACGACGGCGGTGTTATCCAGACCGCGCTGCACGACTTCCGGGTCGAGGAAGTGGCGGACGGGCTCGTGCGCCCGTTCTCGATCGCCTTCACGCCCGAGGGCGACCTCCTCGTGACGGAACGTCCCGGCCGGCTCCGCATCATCCGCGACGGCGTCCTGCTCCCGGACTCCGTGGAGGGCCTGCCACCGATCCGGGCGCTCGGGCGCGGCGCCCGTTCGATGGCCGGCTTCGAGCAGGCGGGTCTGCGCGACGCGATCCTGCACCCGGATTTCGCGACGAACCGGCTCCTCTACCTGAGCTACGTGAAGCCGGGGCCCGATTCGCTGGGCACGATCGCGATCGCCCGCGGCCGCTTCGAGGACGACCGCCTGAGCGACGTCGAGGAACTGTTCCACGCGGACGCGCCCGGGAACGGGACGGAGCGCAGCTCGATGTGGGGCGGGCGGCTCGTCTTCGACCACGACGGCTACCTGTTCATGACGCTGGGCGACCGGCAGTGGCCCCCGGCGGGCGAACTGGAGGCGCACCCCGCCCAGAACCTTTCGAACCACAACGGCAGCACGATCCGCATCCACGACGACGGACGCGTACCCGAGGACAACCCGTTCGCGGGCTTCGTGGGCGACGAGGAGATCCACCCCGAGATCTGGACGTGGGGTCACCGGAACGCGCAGGGGATGGCGGTCCATCCGGAGACGGGCGACCTGTGGCAGAACGAGCACGGCCCGCAGGGCGGCGACGAACTGAACCTGATCGAGCCGGGGCTCAACTACGGCTGGCCCGTCGTCGGGTACGGCGTGAACTACCGCACGGGCTCGCGCATCCACTCGGGGACCCTCATGGAGGAGATGGAGCCGCCGGAGCACATCTGGGTCCCCTCCATCGGCGTCTCCGGGATGCTCTTCTACACGGGGGACGCGTTCCCCGAGTGGCGCGGCGACATGCTCGTCGGCGGCCTCAGCGGGCGGCGCCTCGCCCGGCTGCGGATGGAGGGCCGCGAGGTGACCCACGAAGAGACCCTGCTGGAGGGGATCGGCCGCATCCGCGACGTCCGCCAGGGACCCGACGGGTTCATCTACCTCGCCATCGACGGGGAGACGCGGGACGTGGACGGCCCCCCGACCGGCATCGTGCGACTGGTACCCGCCGGCCGCCGGTAG
- a CDS encoding type II toxin-antitoxin system YafQ family toxin: MPSLKKPAARKRARPPRRVDFTRGFLKDWERLSRSGRYDLNRLKAVMLDLIANDAPLGPERRDHALKGAWANHRECHVGGDFLLIYQVDDSPKPSGSINFVRAGSHAELFK; encoded by the coding sequence TTGCCGAGCTTGAAGAAGCCGGCAGCCCGTAAGCGGGCGCGCCCGCCGCGCCGCGTCGATTTTACGCGGGGGTTCCTCAAGGACTGGGAGCGTCTCTCGCGTTCCGGCCGATACGATCTGAATCGACTCAAGGCGGTCATGCTCGACCTCATCGCCAACGACGCCCCGCTGGGTCCGGAACGGAGGGATCACGCGCTGAAAGGCGCTTGGGCGAATCACCGCGAGTGCCATGTCGGCGGAGATTTCCTTCTGATCTACCAGGTCGATGATTCGCCGAAGCCGAGTGGCTCCATCAACTTTGTTCGCGCTGGCTCCCACGCCGAACTCTTCAAATGA
- a CDS encoding type II toxin-antitoxin system RelB/DinJ family antitoxin, with translation MKTNSSMLHVRMDTEMKRKATAALAAMGLTASEAVRLFFHRIAVDQAFPLELKVPNTETRRAMAESEEMMRRGTARFASADEMFAELEEAGSP, from the coding sequence ATGAAGACGAACAGTTCGATGCTCCATGTCCGGATGGATACGGAGATGAAGCGGAAGGCGACGGCGGCACTCGCGGCCATGGGGCTAACGGCCTCGGAGGCGGTGCGGCTGTTCTTCCACCGAATCGCGGTCGATCAGGCCTTCCCCCTTGAACTGAAGGTGCCGAACACCGAGACCCGACGGGCGATGGCCGAATCGGAGGAAATGATGAGGCGGGGGACGGCCAGATTCGCCAGCGCGGACGAGATGTTTGCCGAGCTTGAAGAAGCCGGCAGCCCGTAA
- a CDS encoding amidohydrolase family protein, translating into MFRANAATSAVTSIPALRLAFRSALRPAFFATAAALMVGCAADGGGDATEGGGVATGAVAYEGARVIAGDGSVIESGVFVVEAGQFAAVGASGEVEVPGGAQRVDLSGKTVMPAIVNAHLHLSSERDERIEQLQHMAYYGAGAVVSLGTETGGIGIEMRDEVIPDAARAKTADRGITTAEPGRSDAPYWIATEEEGRAAVRELAERQADIVKIWVDNRGGRYEQLSSELYGAIIDEAHRHGLMVTAHIFYLEDAKELLRAGVDVFAHGVRDLDADDELMELWAERPEVVLVPNLPGPGVALDLSWLSGTVPADRLVEMQAASVDNPGAQEFFGIQARNLARFAEAGIRISFGTDGNAAWAVHQEMEDMVRAGLSPGDVIVAATKTSADLMNWDDLGEIAAGKSADFIVLDANPLDDITNTRRIDAVYLRGDMVDREGISARLLAAGTE; encoded by the coding sequence ATGTTTCGCGCCAACGCGGCCACATCTGCGGTCACATCGATTCCCGCCCTTCGTCTCGCCTTTCGTTCCGCCCTTCGCCCCGCCTTCTTCGCGACCGCCGCAGCCCTCATGGTCGGTTGCGCGGCGGATGGCGGTGGAGACGCGACCGAGGGAGGCGGAGTCGCCACCGGCGCGGTCGCCTACGAGGGGGCGCGCGTGATCGCGGGCGACGGTTCGGTCATCGAGTCCGGTGTATTCGTAGTTGAAGCGGGACAGTTTGCCGCGGTCGGGGCGAGCGGGGAGGTCGAGGTGCCGGGCGGCGCGCAGCGGGTGGACCTGTCCGGCAAGACGGTCATGCCCGCGATCGTGAACGCGCACCTCCACCTTTCCTCCGAGCGCGACGAGCGGATCGAGCAACTCCAGCACATGGCGTACTACGGGGCGGGGGCCGTCGTGAGCCTCGGCACCGAGACCGGCGGCATCGGAATCGAGATGCGCGACGAAGTCATCCCGGACGCGGCGCGCGCGAAGACGGCCGACCGCGGGATCACCACGGCCGAGCCCGGCCGTTCCGATGCCCCCTACTGGATCGCGACGGAGGAAGAGGGGCGGGCTGCGGTCCGCGAACTGGCGGAGCGGCAGGCCGACATCGTGAAGATTTGGGTCGATAACCGCGGAGGGCGCTACGAGCAGCTCTCCTCGGAACTTTACGGCGCGATCATCGACGAGGCGCACCGGCACGGGCTCATGGTCACCGCCCACATCTTCTACTTGGAGGACGCCAAGGAACTCCTGCGCGCAGGCGTGGACGTGTTCGCGCACGGCGTGCGGGATCTCGACGCGGATGACGAACTCATGGAACTGTGGGCCGAGCGTCCGGAGGTCGTCCTCGTCCCCAACCTCCCCGGGCCGGGAGTGGCGCTCGACCTGAGTTGGCTCAGCGGCACCGTGCCCGCCGACCGGCTGGTCGAGATGCAGGCGGCGTCCGTGGACAATCCCGGTGCGCAGGAGTTCTTCGGCATCCAGGCGCGGAATCTCGCCCGCTTCGCCGAGGCCGGCATCAGGATCTCGTTCGGCACCGATGGCAACGCTGCCTGGGCCGTGCACCAGGAGATGGAGGACATGGTCCGCGCCGGTTTGAGCCCGGGCGACGTCATCGTGGCGGCGACGAAGACCTCCGCCGATCTGATGAACTGGGACGACCTCGGCGAGATCGCGGCCGGGAAGAGCGCCGACTTCATCGTGCTGGACGCGAACCCGCTCGACGACATCACGAACACGCGCCGGATCGACGCCGTCTACCTGCGTGGAGACATGGTCGACCGGGAGGGGATCAGCGCCCGCCTGCTCGCGGCCGGGACCGAGTGA